Proteins encoded within one genomic window of Egibacteraceae bacterium:
- a CDS encoding NAD(P)-dependent oxidoreductase has protein sequence MNAGVPLLVDLAGRRVVAVGAGPVAAAKTAPLLEAGADLVVVAPQAVPAIRAAAAGGRLVWHARGYAAGDLAGAFLVVAATADPAVNARVAADAAAQATFCVRTDREADAAGPGSAAMLGAVRRGQLTVAVSTGGRAPAVARHVRQELEEAFGAEYGELVALLGEVRDAPATRAHLAGLDPAARRAAWRAVPLPDILDLLRNGDFTSARELAYACLCSSSD, from the coding sequence GTGAACGCCGGCGTCCCGCTGCTCGTCGACCTTGCGGGGCGGCGAGTGGTCGCGGTGGGGGCCGGCCCGGTCGCCGCGGCGAAGACCGCGCCGCTGCTCGAGGCCGGCGCCGACCTCGTCGTCGTGGCGCCGCAGGCCGTGCCCGCCATCCGTGCCGCCGCCGCGGGAGGCCGCCTCGTCTGGCACGCGCGCGGCTACGCCGCGGGAGACCTCGCAGGCGCGTTCCTCGTCGTCGCAGCGACGGCCGACCCGGCGGTCAACGCCAGGGTGGCCGCCGACGCCGCGGCGCAGGCGACCTTCTGCGTGCGCACCGACCGTGAGGCCGACGCCGCCGGCCCCGGCAGCGCCGCCATGCTCGGTGCTGTACGACGGGGTCAGCTGACCGTGGCCGTGTCCACCGGCGGGCGCGCCCCGGCCGTCGCCCGCCACGTCCGCCAGGAGCTCGAGGAGGCCTTCGGCGCCGAGTACGGTGAGCTCGTGGCCCTGCTCGGCGAGGTGCGGGACGCGCCGGCGACCCGGGCGCATCTTGCGGGGCTCGACCCCGCGGCCCGCCGCGCCGCTTGGCGTGCCGTTCCCCTCCCCGATATCCTCGACTTGTTGCGCAACGGCGACTTCACGTCTGCGAGAGAACTGGCGTACGCGTGCCTCTGCTCGTCCTCGGACTGA
- a CDS encoding MarR family transcriptional regulator, whose protein sequence is MSDTRWLSPEEQSAWRAFLNASQLVAERLERQLQRDCGMPHAYYEILVHLSEASDRTMRMSALARCSRYSPSRLSHAVARLEAAGWVRREDCPSDARGQLAVLTDEGFARLAAAAPGHVQEVRSVLFDALTADEVAQLRTTCEAILRAAGDRTAEAPKGASQGSAPHDPNASPPL, encoded by the coding sequence ATGAGCGACACCCGGTGGCTTTCGCCCGAGGAGCAGTCGGCCTGGCGGGCGTTCCTCAACGCCTCTCAGCTCGTCGCCGAGCGGCTCGAGCGCCAGCTGCAGCGCGACTGCGGCATGCCCCACGCCTACTACGAGATCCTCGTCCACCTGTCGGAGGCGTCCGACCGGACGATGCGCATGTCCGCGCTCGCTCGCTGCTCCCGATACTCGCCGAGCCGCCTGTCGCACGCGGTCGCCCGCCTCGAAGCGGCGGGCTGGGTGCGCCGGGAGGACTGTCCCTCGGACGCCCGCGGCCAGCTCGCCGTCCTGACCGACGAAGGTTTCGCCCGGCTCGCCGCGGCCGCGCCCGGCCACGTGCAGGAGGTCCGCTCGGTGCTCTTCGACGCGCTGACCGCGGACGAGGTCGCACAGCTGAGGACGACCTGCGAAGCCATCCTTCGCGCAGCCGGCGACCGAACCGCCGAGGCGCCGAAGGGAGCGAGCCAGGGCAGCGCGCCACATGACCCGAACGCGTCCCCGCCGCTTTGA
- a CDS encoding alpha/beta hydrolase translates to MTADDRTLHGFPHRWVPGEQPLAPTLLLLHGTGGNEDDLVPLGRHLSPGSALLSPRGKVREHGLPRWFCRLAEGVFDEADVVTRAGELAAFVRGTAGRYRFDPDNVVAVGFSNGANIAAAVLLLHPEVLRGAVLFSAMLPLRPATLPDLTHAAVYLSQGRVDPMAPPEQAEALATLLDEAGAAVTVDWHDGGHTLGAAQADGARRWLLKLTAATAADAGGLP, encoded by the coding sequence GTGACGGCCGACGACCGCACCCTCCACGGCTTCCCCCACCGGTGGGTGCCCGGCGAGCAGCCGCTCGCGCCCACGCTCCTGCTGCTGCACGGCACCGGCGGCAACGAGGACGACCTCGTGCCGCTCGGCCGCCACCTGAGTCCGGGAAGCGCGCTGCTGAGCCCCCGCGGCAAGGTCCGGGAGCACGGCCTGCCGCGCTGGTTTTGCCGGCTGGCCGAAGGGGTCTTCGACGAGGCCGACGTCGTCACACGGGCCGGCGAGCTCGCCGCATTCGTGCGCGGCACCGCCGGGCGCTACCGGTTCGACCCGGACAACGTCGTCGCCGTCGGCTTCTCCAACGGCGCGAACATCGCCGCCGCCGTCCTCCTGCTCCACCCCGAGGTGCTGCGGGGCGCGGTCCTCTTCTCGGCCATGCTGCCGCTGCGGCCCGCGACGCTGCCTGACCTCACGCACGCCGCGGTCTACCTCAGCCAGGGTCGCGTCGACCCCATGGCGCCCCCCGAGCAAGCGGAGGCGCTCGCCACCCTGCTCGACGAGGCGGGCGCCGCCGTCACGGTCGACTGGCACGACGGCGGGCACACTCTCGGCGCGGCGCAGGCCGACGGCGCGCGCCGGTGGCTGCTGAAGCTCACCGCGGCGACCGCCGCCGACGCTGGCGGCCTGCCGTAG
- a CDS encoding ring-cleaving dioxygenase — translation MDIQPLGLHHVTAIATDPSRNVEFYARVLGLRLVKQTVNFDAPDTYHLYYGDKAGTPGTVITFFPWPATPRGRRGAGQATTTALSIPEGSLGYWSERLRDMGVEVAGRHTRASDEVLAFEDPDGLLVQLLAHPGTAPQTPWEASTVPGVHQIRGFHSVTLTERRPDATVAMLTGMLGFSLVEEDGDRLRFAVGEGGPGRQVDVVVDRQAPEGLVAAGTVHHIAWRAPDDDTQVRWRSELVEEGVKVTPVIDRQYFHSIYFREPGGVLLEIATDAPGFDVDEPLLELGRRLRLPPWLEPSREDIERALPALKLVEDRKAQAADAPGGQEETS, via the coding sequence ATGGACATCCAGCCGCTGGGGCTCCACCACGTCACCGCCATCGCCACCGACCCGAGCCGCAACGTCGAGTTCTACGCGCGGGTGCTCGGGCTGCGCCTCGTCAAGCAGACGGTCAACTTCGACGCGCCCGACACCTATCACCTCTACTACGGGGACAAGGCCGGCACGCCCGGTACGGTCATCACCTTCTTCCCGTGGCCGGCAACGCCCCGCGGCCGGCGGGGGGCGGGCCAGGCGACCACGACCGCCTTGTCGATCCCGGAGGGCTCGCTCGGTTACTGGTCCGAGCGGCTGCGGGACATGGGCGTGGAGGTCGCCGGCCGGCACACCCGCGCCTCCGACGAGGTCCTCGCCTTCGAGGACCCCGATGGCCTCCTCGTCCAGCTCCTCGCCCACCCGGGCACGGCCCCCCAGACCCCGTGGGAGGCGAGCACCGTGCCCGGCGTCCACCAGATCCGCGGCTTCCACTCCGTCACCCTCACCGAGCGTCGCCCGGACGCGACCGTGGCGATGCTCACCGGCATGCTCGGCTTCTCGCTGGTCGAGGAGGACGGCGACCGCCTGCGCTTCGCCGTCGGCGAGGGCGGACCGGGGCGCCAGGTCGACGTGGTCGTCGACCGGCAGGCTCCCGAGGGGCTCGTCGCGGCGGGCACCGTCCACCACATCGCCTGGCGCGCCCCCGACGACGACACGCAGGTTCGCTGGCGGTCCGAGCTCGTCGAGGAAGGCGTGAAGGTGACCCCCGTCATCGACCGCCAGTACTTCCACTCGATCTACTTCCGCGAGCCCGGCGGTGTCCTGCTCGAGATCGCGACCGACGCGCCAGGCTTCGACGTCGACGAGCCGCTGCTCGAGCTCGGGCGCCGGCTGCGGCTGCCGCCGTGGCTCGAGCCGAGCCGCGAGGACATCGAGCGCGCCCTGCCCGCCTTGAAGCTCGTCGAGGATCGCAAGGCGCAGGCGGCGGATGCCCCAGGCGGCCAAGAGGAGACGTCGTGA
- a CDS encoding SpoIIE family protein phosphatase, which yields MVTGPSVSEPMDAESASLLAAAEAVEARDGIPHLLRIAVALSRAVTADEVLDVVLNELVEAVGADGAVTALLVDGDRRLRVQGSVGYRSEVVEALREFDVDAPLPLALAVRRRAGVAYPSRAAMVADNPGMEALVQPERDRAVGAWPLVVAGQTIGSVGLTWPDSRELTPQEHAFLDAVAGQLAQALDRARLFEAEARARQAAEQTASQLAFLAEASRIMAASLDLEETLRRLADTVVPRLAEWCVVYLLDLHGRPRHVSTSHVDPERVAQVVELQRRWPVRLDAPAGMGWTLRTGETQVAENVTDELLAAVARDEEHLGILRRVGFSSGMSVPLRIRGQVVGAISAANTGGRKVERRDVDLLEELAARAAVAVMNAKAYAERSAVATGLQATLLPARLVEVPGVEVAARYLAAGEGIDVGGDFYDVFVGHGERLMLAIGDVRGKGVEAAALTGLARHTIRCASLHSSSPRRVLADLNTMLLRADAERIDEASAEPMFCTVCLAAIEPVGDTMTVTVCNAGHPLPLLLGADGSVREVGEPGPVLGVFDEPILGERTVQVRRGEAIVFYTDGITERRDGSSYFEDRLPSVLSGLAGLPADVIAEQLQQAASTFAPDPPTDDMAIVVLRRSDAD from the coding sequence GTGGTCACCGGTCCGTCGGTCAGCGAACCCATGGATGCGGAGTCGGCGTCGCTCCTCGCGGCCGCCGAGGCCGTCGAGGCGCGTGACGGGATTCCGCATCTGCTCCGCATCGCCGTCGCGCTGTCGCGGGCGGTGACCGCCGACGAGGTGCTCGACGTCGTGCTCAACGAGCTCGTTGAGGCGGTCGGCGCGGACGGGGCCGTCACGGCCCTGCTCGTCGACGGGGACCGTCGGCTCCGCGTGCAGGGGTCGGTCGGCTACCGGTCCGAGGTCGTGGAGGCCCTGCGGGAGTTCGACGTCGACGCGCCCCTGCCGCTGGCGTTGGCCGTGCGCCGGCGGGCGGGGGTCGCCTACCCGTCGAGGGCGGCCATGGTCGCCGACAACCCCGGGATGGAAGCGCTCGTGCAGCCCGAGCGCGACCGCGCGGTGGGGGCATGGCCGCTCGTCGTCGCGGGCCAGACGATCGGCAGCGTCGGCCTGACGTGGCCCGACTCCAGAGAGCTCACGCCCCAGGAGCACGCCTTCCTCGACGCGGTCGCCGGGCAGCTGGCGCAGGCGCTCGACCGCGCCCGTCTGTTCGAGGCAGAGGCACGAGCACGTCAGGCGGCCGAGCAGACCGCCAGCCAGCTCGCCTTTCTCGCCGAGGCGTCGCGGATCATGGCGGCGAGCCTCGACCTCGAGGAAACGCTGCGGCGGCTGGCGGACACGGTCGTGCCCCGGCTCGCGGAGTGGTGTGTCGTGTACCTGCTCGACCTGCACGGCCGGCCGCGCCACGTCTCGACGAGCCACGTCGACCCCGAGCGGGTGGCGCAGGTGGTCGAGCTGCAGCGGCGCTGGCCCGTCCGGCTCGACGCCCCGGCGGGGATGGGGTGGACGCTGCGGACGGGGGAGACCCAGGTCGCCGAGAATGTGACCGACGAGCTGCTCGCCGCCGTCGCGCGCGACGAGGAGCATCTGGGGATCCTCCGGCGTGTCGGCTTCAGCTCGGGCATGTCGGTCCCGCTGCGCATCCGTGGGCAGGTCGTGGGGGCCATCAGCGCCGCGAACACGGGGGGGCGCAAAGTCGAGCGGCGCGACGTCGACCTCCTCGAGGAGTTGGCGGCGCGAGCGGCCGTGGCGGTCATGAACGCGAAGGCCTACGCCGAGCGCAGCGCCGTGGCGACCGGCTTGCAGGCCACCCTGCTGCCCGCCCGGCTCGTCGAGGTGCCCGGCGTCGAGGTGGCCGCCCGCTACCTCGCCGCCGGGGAGGGCATCGACGTCGGGGGCGACTTCTACGACGTGTTCGTCGGCCACGGGGAACGCCTCATGCTCGCCATCGGCGACGTGCGCGGCAAGGGCGTCGAGGCGGCCGCGCTCACAGGGCTTGCCCGCCACACCATCCGGTGCGCCTCGCTGCACAGCAGCAGCCCCCGGCGCGTCCTCGCCGACCTGAACACGATGCTGCTGCGCGCCGACGCGGAGCGCATCGACGAGGCCTCGGCCGAGCCGATGTTCTGCACCGTGTGCCTCGCCGCGATCGAGCCGGTCGGTGACACGATGACCGTCACCGTCTGCAACGCCGGCCACCCGCTGCCGCTGCTGCTGGGCGCCGATGGGTCCGTGCGGGAGGTCGGCGAGCCCGGGCCGGTGCTCGGAGTGTTCGACGAGCCGATCCTGGGTGAGCGCACGGTGCAGGTCCGGCGCGGGGAGGCCATCGTCTTCTACACCGACGGGATCACCGAACGTCGCGACGGCTCGTCCTACTTCGAGGACCGCCTGCCCTCCGTGCTGTCGGGTCTGGCGGGCCTGCCGGCCGACGTCATCGCCGAGCAGCTGCAGCAGGCGGCAAGCACGTTCGCCCCCGACCCGCCGACCGACGACATGGCGATCGTCGTCCTGCGCCGCAGCGACGCGGACTGA
- a CDS encoding glutaredoxin family protein → MRRPRVTVYTRARCGLCREAEAVVAAVAGTAADVELVDIDADASLTDRYTVRVPVVAVDGEELFEYVVDAAALHDALRAARR, encoded by the coding sequence GTGAGGCGTCCGCGCGTCACCGTCTACACCCGGGCGCGGTGCGGGCTGTGCAGGGAGGCCGAGGCGGTGGTCGCCGCGGTCGCGGGCACGGCCGCCGATGTGGAACTCGTCGACATCGACGCCGACGCGTCCCTCACCGATCGCTACACCGTGCGGGTTCCCGTCGTGGCCGTCGACGGGGAGGAGCTTTTCGAGTACGTGGTGGACGCCGCCGCGCTGCACGACGCTCTGCGGGCCGCCCGTCGCTGA
- a CDS encoding long-chain fatty acid--CoA ligase produces the protein MNIAERLRASAARLPDKPALLFQGQAITYRDLDERVDRAAAAFAGLGLPPGARVALMIGNAPHFVEAFYGALRAGLVVVPVNVGFTADEVAYLLADSAARAVVVGQSYAGVLHGVRETLPALDEVIVAGASSPSAGTRTWRQFVAAAERPAEQATPPDADPADGSAIALLQYTSGTTGRPKGAMLTHANLLANHAQMARTRLRVEEGDVVLCVLPLFHIYALNVAMAFPLARGATVLLAERFDALQTLADIARNRASVIIGAPTMYVAWINTPGVESHDLASVRFAVSGAAPLPRQVLERFQAELEIPIWEGYGLTETSPVLTSVAMGSELVPGSVGKPLPDVELRIVDDRGEPVREGDPGEVLVRGPNVFVGYWNDERATKEVLDEEGWFATGDIGYSADGNLYLVDRKRDLIIVSGFNVYPREVEEVLYRHPKVAEAAVVGAPHPYTGETVKAVVVVRGGEEATADEIVDFCRRSLARFKAPEVVEFVRELPQSPSGKVLRRQLRGP, from the coding sequence GTGAACATTGCGGAGCGGTTGCGCGCCAGCGCGGCGCGCCTGCCCGACAAGCCCGCCCTGCTCTTCCAGGGCCAGGCCATCACTTACCGCGACCTCGACGAGCGCGTGGACCGGGCCGCCGCCGCCTTCGCGGGCCTCGGGCTGCCGCCGGGGGCTCGGGTGGCGCTCATGATCGGCAACGCCCCGCACTTCGTCGAGGCCTTCTACGGCGCGTTGCGCGCCGGCCTCGTGGTCGTGCCCGTCAACGTCGGGTTCACCGCCGACGAGGTCGCCTACCTGCTGGCCGACTCCGCAGCCCGCGCGGTCGTCGTGGGGCAGTCGTACGCCGGGGTCCTCCACGGCGTGCGCGAGACCCTTCCCGCCCTCGACGAGGTGATCGTCGCCGGCGCGTCGAGCCCGTCCGCGGGCACCCGCACCTGGCGGCAGTTCGTCGCCGCGGCTGAGCGCCCCGCGGAGCAAGCGACGCCGCCCGACGCGGACCCGGCCGACGGGAGCGCGATCGCGCTGCTGCAGTACACCTCGGGCACGACCGGCCGGCCGAAGGGCGCGATGCTCACTCACGCGAACCTGCTCGCGAACCACGCACAGATGGCGCGGACGAGGCTGCGGGTCGAGGAGGGCGACGTCGTCCTCTGCGTCCTGCCGCTGTTCCACATCTACGCCCTCAACGTCGCCATGGCCTTTCCGCTCGCACGGGGGGCCACGGTGCTCCTCGCCGAGCGGTTCGACGCGCTCCAGACCCTCGCCGACATCGCACGCAACCGCGCCTCGGTCATCATCGGGGCGCCGACCATGTACGTCGCGTGGATCAACACCCCCGGCGTGGAGAGTCACGACCTTGCGAGCGTGCGCTTCGCGGTCTCCGGGGCGGCGCCGCTTCCCCGCCAGGTCCTCGAACGCTTCCAGGCGGAGCTCGAGATCCCCATCTGGGAGGGCTACGGGCTGACCGAGACCTCGCCCGTGCTCACGTCGGTGGCCATGGGGTCCGAGCTCGTACCCGGCAGCGTCGGCAAGCCGCTGCCCGACGTCGAGCTGCGCATCGTCGACGATCGCGGTGAGCCCGTGCGGGAGGGGGACCCCGGCGAGGTGCTCGTGCGGGGCCCGAACGTGTTCGTCGGCTACTGGAACGACGAGCGGGCGACGAAGGAGGTCCTCGACGAGGAGGGCTGGTTCGCCACCGGGGACATCGGCTACAGCGCCGACGGCAATCTGTACCTCGTCGATCGCAAGCGCGACCTCATCATCGTGAGCGGCTTCAACGTCTACCCCCGGGAGGTGGAGGAGGTCCTCTACCGCCATCCGAAGGTCGCGGAGGCCGCCGTGGTCGGCGCACCGCACCCCTACACCGGCGAGACGGTGAAGGCCGTGGTCGTCGTCCGCGGCGGTGAGGAAGCCACCGCCGACGAGATCGTCGACTTCTGCCGACGCTCACTCGCGCGGTTCAAGGCGCCCGAGGTGGTGGAGTTCGTGCGCGAGCTGCCCCAAAGTCCCAGCGGCAAGGTCCTGCGCCGGCAGCTGCGCGGCCCCTGA
- a CDS encoding sugar phosphate isomerase/epimerase: MNTRTHQSHVAELPGGSPTRPRLLVSTGPLLLSPLDWVMDSIADAGYDGAELLIGHNPGTRDPERVLGHAREAGIDVPVVHGPYMLLLRNVLGSDYIEKTRRSLEITAAVGAEVLVAHAPFRWERRARGWLAAEADAEADDYGPAFAMENLFPVAGRAFSSVITPEDLTRFRSVVFDTSHFAVARVDLFEAWDALADRVVHLHVSDNFGNGKDSHAPIGSGVLPLERFLAHVGRSGYVGAITLELDCRAYLDTRDSLVGFLARERVKAEVLLAGAAAGTT; the protein is encoded by the coding sequence ATGAACACCCGAACCCACCAGTCACACGTGGCCGAGCTGCCGGGCGGATCACCCACGCGCCCACGACTGCTCGTATCCACCGGCCCGCTCCTGCTCAGCCCGCTCGACTGGGTGATGGACTCGATCGCCGACGCCGGCTACGACGGCGCCGAGCTGCTGATCGGCCACAACCCCGGGACGCGCGATCCCGAGCGGGTGCTCGGCCACGCCCGCGAGGCGGGGATCGACGTGCCGGTCGTCCACGGCCCGTACATGCTCCTGCTGCGCAACGTGCTCGGCTCGGACTACATCGAGAAGACCCGCCGCTCGCTGGAGATCACCGCGGCCGTCGGGGCCGAGGTCCTCGTCGCGCATGCGCCGTTCCGTTGGGAGCGCAGGGCGCGCGGGTGGCTGGCCGCCGAGGCCGACGCCGAGGCCGACGACTACGGGCCCGCGTTCGCGATGGAGAACCTCTTTCCGGTGGCCGGCCGCGCGTTCAGCTCGGTGATCACCCCCGAGGACCTCACGCGGTTTCGCTCCGTGGTGTTCGACACGAGCCACTTCGCCGTGGCGCGGGTGGACCTGTTCGAGGCGTGGGACGCCCTCGCCGACCGCGTCGTGCACCTCCACGTGTCCGACAACTTCGGCAACGGCAAGGACAGCCACGCGCCGATCGGCAGCGGCGTGCTGCCCCTCGAGCGGTTCCTCGCCCACGTCGGACGGTCGGGCTACGTCGGTGCCATCACCCTCGAGCTCGACTGCCGCGCCTACCTCGACACGAGGGACAGCCTCGTGGGCTTCCTCGCGAGGGAGCGCGTGAAGGCGGAGGTCCTGCTCGCCGGCGCGGCGGCCGGCACGACCTGA
- the rpsF gene encoding 30S ribosomal protein S6 codes for MHTYELMIITNGGLDDNAVNATVERFTKTIADQGGNVERVDHWGKRQFAYEIDHMNEGYYTVIDFQMPGPGIAELDRQLRIADEVVRHKIVRPGHRTKRAS; via the coding sequence TTGCACACGTACGAGCTGATGATCATCACCAACGGTGGACTGGACGACAACGCCGTGAACGCCACCGTCGAGCGCTTCACGAAGACGATCGCCGACCAGGGCGGCAACGTGGAGCGCGTCGACCACTGGGGCAAGCGGCAGTTCGCCTACGAGATCGACCACATGAACGAGGGCTACTACACGGTCATCGACTTCCAGATGCCCGGCCCCGGCATCGCCGAGCTCGACCGCCAGCTGCGCATCGCCGACGAGGTGGTCCGCCACAAGATCGTCCGTCCCGGTCACCGCACCAAGCGGGCCTCGTAG
- the ssb gene encoding single-stranded DNA-binding protein — translation MATDNQITIVGNLADDPELRFTPAGVPVAAVRVAVNQRFFNKEKGEFDERLDGFFTCNVWRDMAENVAESLHRGDRVLVTGRLRSRSWETKEGETRWVTEIEADEVCPSLRWARARIEKVSRRRDPQSSAGQGNQDSGWAPPTEAPTPENVPF, via the coding sequence GTGGCGACCGACAACCAGATCACCATCGTCGGCAACCTCGCCGACGACCCCGAGCTGCGCTTCACCCCTGCCGGCGTGCCCGTTGCGGCCGTGCGGGTGGCGGTGAACCAGCGGTTCTTCAACAAGGAGAAGGGCGAGTTCGACGAGCGCCTCGACGGCTTCTTCACCTGCAACGTCTGGCGTGACATGGCGGAGAACGTCGCTGAGTCGCTGCACCGCGGCGACCGCGTGCTCGTCACGGGGCGGCTGCGCAGCCGGTCGTGGGAGACCAAGGAGGGCGAGACCCGCTGGGTCACCGAGATCGAAGCGGACGAGGTCTGCCCGAGCCTGCGATGGGCGCGCGCGAGGATCGAGAAGGTCAGCAGACGCCGGGACCCGCAGAGCAGCGCCGGCCAGGGAAACCAGGACAGCGGCTGGGCCCCGCCCACGGAGGCGCCCACGCCCGAGAACGTGCCGTTCTGA
- the rpsR gene encoding 30S ribosomal protein S18, whose protein sequence is MAEKAPSRNQRPAKRKDCYFSKNKIEYIDYKDVALLRKFVSDRGKIKSSRVTGTTPQYQRMLAEAVKNAREMALLPYTTR, encoded by the coding sequence ATGGCTGAGAAGGCGCCTTCCCGCAACCAGCGGCCGGCCAAGCGCAAGGACTGCTACTTCAGCAAGAACAAGATCGAGTACATCGACTACAAGGACGTCGCCCTGCTGCGCAAGTTCGTCAGCGACCGCGGCAAGATCAAGTCCAGCCGCGTGACCGGCACGACCCCCCAGTACCAGCGGATGCTCGCCGAGGCGGTCAAGAACGCCCGCGAGATGGCGCTGCTGCCCTACACGACGCGCTAG
- the rplI gene encoding 50S ribosomal protein L9: MKVILKQDVDKLGDAGDIVDVADGFGNNYLMPRGLAMRATRGAVADAAAIRAARGKREARTLQEAQEQKERLEARPVSISAKAGEDGTLYGSVGNREIAQAITSQLGVAVDRRRIPLERPLKSLGQHEVAVRVHPEVVAAVRVEVVAGT; the protein is encoded by the coding sequence ATGAAGGTCATCCTCAAGCAGGACGTGGACAAGCTCGGCGACGCAGGCGACATCGTCGACGTCGCCGACGGCTTCGGTAACAACTACCTCATGCCGCGCGGCCTCGCGATGCGCGCGACGAGGGGGGCGGTGGCCGATGCCGCGGCCATCCGCGCCGCGCGGGGCAAGCGCGAGGCCCGCACCCTCCAGGAGGCGCAGGAGCAGAAGGAGCGCCTCGAGGCACGACCCGTGTCGATCTCCGCGAAGGCCGGCGAGGACGGGACGCTCTACGGGTCGGTGGGCAACCGGGAGATCGCCCAGGCGATCACGAGCCAGCTCGGCGTGGCCGTCGACCGCCGGCGCATCCCCCTCGAGCGGCCCTTGAAGTCGCTCGGTCAGCACGAGGTCGCCGTCCGGGTGCATCCGGAGGTCGTCGCCGCGGTCCGCGTCGAGGTCGTCGCCGGCACGTAG